One segment of Methylotuvimicrobium sp. KM2 DNA contains the following:
- the ispA gene encoding (2E,6E)-farnesyl diphosphate synthase: MSNALKDYLTFCQNRVERALEARLPSENQIPTKLHEAMRYCVLDGGKRMRPMLTYCTGKALGIAPEDLDGAACAVEFIHVYSLIHDDLPAMDDDDLRRGKPTCHIAYDEATAILTGDALQALAFKVLADDPTIQADAESRLKMITMLAKASGSQGMVGGQAIDLESVGTILTLPQLENMHIHKTGALIRASVNMATLTKPDIDPNQAEGLDHYAKCIGLSFQVKDDILDEESDTATLGKTQGKDKDNDKPTYPALLGLAGAKQKAQELHEQAIESLKGFGSEADLLRDLSLYIIQRDH, encoded by the coding sequence ATGAGTAACGCACTGAAAGACTATCTGACCTTTTGTCAAAACCGAGTCGAAAGAGCCTTGGAAGCCCGGCTGCCAAGCGAAAATCAAATTCCGACAAAATTGCACGAAGCCATGCGCTATTGCGTGCTGGACGGCGGTAAACGCATGCGGCCAATGCTAACCTACTGTACAGGAAAAGCCTTGGGCATTGCACCGGAAGATTTAGACGGAGCGGCCTGTGCGGTTGAATTCATTCATGTTTATTCGTTGATACATGACGATTTGCCGGCCATGGACGACGACGATCTCAGGCGCGGAAAGCCGACCTGCCATATCGCTTATGATGAAGCGACCGCCATTCTGACCGGAGACGCACTGCAAGCACTGGCATTCAAAGTCTTGGCGGACGATCCAACCATCCAAGCCGATGCCGAAAGCCGTCTAAAAATGATTACGATGCTGGCCAAGGCTAGCGGCTCTCAAGGCATGGTCGGCGGCCAAGCCATCGATTTAGAATCGGTCGGCACAATACTGACGCTGCCTCAGCTTGAAAATATGCATATCCACAAAACCGGTGCGTTAATCCGAGCCAGCGTCAACATGGCGACATTAACGAAGCCCGATATAGACCCTAACCAAGCAGAAGGCCTCGATCATTATGCGAAATGCATCGGCCTATCTTTCCAAGTCAAGGACGATATTTTGGACGAGGAAAGCGATACCGCAACACTCGGCAAAACCCAAGGTAAGGACAAGGACAACGACAAGCCGACTTACCCTGCCTTACTCGGCTTAGCCGGAGCAAAGCAAAAAGCCCAGGAACTTCATGAGCAAGCCATTGAAAGCTTAAAGGGATTCGGCTCCGAAGCCGATTTGCTTCGCGACCTGTCGCTTTATATTATTCAGCGGGATCATTAA
- a CDS encoding exodeoxyribonuclease VII small subunit, producing the protein MPKKKTTNLFEESLAELEQLVEQMEQGELSLEDSLKSFERGVALTRTCQKALQEAEQKVQILLEKNGTQTLEPFTDE; encoded by the coding sequence ATGCCGAAAAAAAAAACCACGAATTTATTCGAAGAGTCCCTAGCCGAGCTTGAGCAACTCGTCGAGCAAATGGAACAAGGTGAGCTATCTTTAGAAGATTCGTTAAAATCATTTGAACGCGGCGTCGCTTTGACCCGAACCTGCCAAAAAGCCTTGCAGGAAGCCGAACAGAAAGTTCAGATTTTACTGGAAAAAAACGGCACTCAAACTCTGGAGCCCTTCACCGATGAGTAA
- the parE gene encoding DNA topoisomerase IV subunit B, translating into MSNDYNAAAIEVLSGLEPVRKRPGMYTDTTRPNHLVQEVVDNSVDEAIAGHADTIAVVLYKDGSVSVGDNGRGMPVDIHPEQGIPGVEVILTQLHAGGKFSNKNYQFSGGLHGVGVSVVNALSAQLEIEVKRGGKVYRMTFADGEKQSELTEMGSVGRNNTGTSVKFWPNEKYFDSSKISVSKLRHVLRAKAVLCPGLNITLQSKFTDEQWQWCYQDGLKEYLLDRVGDAEFYPEPPFMGKMTSDHEAVEWGIVWTADSLPEAINESYVNLVPTAQGGTHVNGLRAGLTEAMREFCDFRNLLPRGIKVSPEDVWEHCHFILSVKLEDPQFSGQTKERLSSRECVAFVSGVAKDGFSLWLNQHPSEGEKIAEIIIASAQKRLKSAKKIVRKKLTSGPALPGKLADCSGQDIGRSELFLVEGDSAGGSAKQARDREFQAIMPLRGKILNTWEVDSSQVMASQEVHDIAVALGIEPGSDDLRSLRYGKVCILADADSDGNHIATLICALFYQHFKALVQAGHVFVAMPPLYRVDIGKKVFYALDESERQGVLDRIKAEKLKGQINVQRFKGLGEMNPSQLRETTMNPDTRRLVQLTVTEDDDTSEQLDLLLAKKRSPDRKHWLETKGNLADL; encoded by the coding sequence ATGAGTAATGATTACAATGCAGCCGCGATAGAAGTATTAAGCGGCTTGGAACCGGTCCGAAAACGGCCGGGTATGTATACCGATACGACCCGGCCGAATCATTTGGTTCAGGAGGTTGTCGACAATAGCGTCGATGAAGCGATAGCGGGACATGCCGATACGATTGCTGTCGTGTTATACAAAGACGGTTCGGTGTCGGTCGGCGATAACGGCCGAGGAATGCCGGTCGACATTCATCCGGAGCAGGGTATTCCCGGTGTCGAAGTGATTTTGACGCAACTGCATGCCGGCGGGAAATTCTCGAATAAAAATTATCAGTTCTCCGGCGGTTTGCACGGTGTCGGTGTGTCGGTCGTGAATGCCTTGTCGGCCCAATTGGAGATTGAGGTCAAGCGGGGCGGTAAGGTGTATCGCATGACCTTTGCCGACGGCGAAAAGCAGAGCGAGTTGACCGAAATGGGCTCGGTGGGCCGCAACAATACCGGTACTTCGGTCAAGTTTTGGCCGAATGAAAAATATTTCGATTCGAGTAAGATTTCGGTTAGTAAACTCAGGCATGTATTGAGAGCGAAAGCGGTATTATGCCCGGGTCTCAATATTACTTTGCAATCCAAATTTACCGATGAGCAATGGCAGTGGTGCTACCAAGACGGCTTAAAGGAATATTTACTCGATCGTGTAGGAGATGCCGAATTTTATCCCGAACCGCCGTTCATGGGCAAAATGACGTCCGATCATGAAGCGGTCGAATGGGGTATCGTGTGGACGGCGGATAGTTTGCCGGAAGCGATTAACGAAAGTTATGTCAATTTGGTACCGACCGCGCAAGGGGGCACGCATGTCAATGGTTTGCGGGCCGGCTTGACTGAAGCGATGCGCGAGTTTTGCGATTTCAGAAACCTATTGCCGCGAGGCATCAAGGTTTCTCCGGAAGATGTCTGGGAGCACTGCCATTTTATTTTGTCGGTCAAATTGGAAGATCCTCAGTTTTCGGGACAAACCAAAGAGCGATTGAGTTCGCGCGAATGTGTCGCGTTCGTCTCGGGCGTTGCTAAAGACGGTTTCAGTCTTTGGCTGAATCAGCATCCCTCCGAAGGCGAAAAAATTGCCGAAATCATCATTGCCAGCGCGCAAAAACGATTGAAATCCGCCAAGAAAATCGTTCGTAAGAAATTGACATCGGGACCGGCGCTACCCGGTAAGCTTGCAGATTGTTCCGGTCAGGATATTGGTCGATCCGAGTTGTTTTTGGTTGAGGGCGATTCGGCCGGCGGTTCGGCTAAACAGGCTAGAGACCGAGAGTTTCAGGCAATCATGCCGCTACGGGGGAAAATCCTAAATACTTGGGAAGTTGATTCGAGCCAAGTCATGGCCTCCCAAGAAGTTCACGATATCGCGGTGGCCCTGGGCATAGAGCCGGGTTCGGATGATTTGCGAAGCCTGCGCTACGGCAAGGTATGTATTTTGGCAGACGCGGACTCGGACGGAAATCATATTGCAACATTGATTTGCGCATTGTTTTACCAACATTTCAAGGCGCTGGTGCAAGCCGGTCATGTTTTCGTTGCAATGCCGCCGTTGTACCGGGTCGATATCGGCAAAAAAGTCTTTTATGCGCTCGACGAATCCGAGCGGCAAGGCGTTTTGGATCGAATTAAGGCGGAGAAGTTGAAAGGCCAGATCAATGTTCAGCGTTTCAAAGGCTTGGGCGAAATGAACCCGAGTCAGCTTCGCGAAACGACGATGAACCCCGATACCCGCCGGCTCGTGCAATTAACGGTAACCGAAGACGACGATACCAGCGAACAACTGGATTTACTATTAGCCAAAAAACGCTCGCCGGATCGCAAGCATTGGCTCGAAACCAAAGGGAATTTGGCGGATTTGTGA
- a CDS encoding type I restriction-modification system subunit M, with translation MAIKKTELYSSLWASCDELRGGMDASQYKDYVLTLLFMKYVSDKYKGDPYGMIVVPQGASFDDMVALKGDKEIGDKINKVISALAEENDLKGVIDVADFNDEDKLGKGKEMVDRLGKLVGIFEGLNLADNRADGDDLLGDAYEYLMRHFATESGKSKGQFYTPSEVSRILAKVIGINSDTPQDATVYDPTCGSGSLLLKASDEAPRGLSIFGQEMDNATSALARMNMILHNTATAKIWKGNTISDPQWKDANGRLKTFDFAVANPPFSNKNWTSGINPQEDEFGRFTWGIPPEKNGDYTFLLHIIKSLKSTGKGAVILPHGVLFRGNAEARIRENLIKQGYIKGIIGLPANLFYGTGIPACIIVIDKEHAQARKGIFMVDASKGFMKDGNKNRLRSQDIHKIVDVFTKQLEQPRYSRMVPVSEIAANDYNLNIPRYIDSSEPEDLHDLSAHLQGGIPNADIDALERYWQVFPSIRASLFEPVREGYSQALVKASEVKSTILNHQEFKSFAAASLVPFTDWSERANLKAIAPGEQPKQIIHRISEDLLESYSSNSLLSKYDIYQILMDYWADTLQDDVYVLVQDDWPAGKVLRELAVKKGEKLKETPDLVINKTKYKAELIPPALIIARFFSSEQQQADAMQGALDSAGQELETYLEENGGEDGLLSEALNDKDKVTKATVTERLKLAADPEEKAALKQAKKLFDAEAESKKALKEAQDALDLAVFKQYPKLSIDEIKVLIVEDKWLATLESNIVAEIERVTQQLANRVKELEERYSEPLPAIIQSVEQFSDKVAGHLKAMGLEWSV, from the coding sequence ATGGCTATTAAGAAAACCGAACTCTACTCCTCCCTTTGGGCTAGCTGCGACGAACTGCGCGGCGGTATGGATGCCAGTCAGTACAAAGACTACGTACTGACCCTGCTGTTTATGAAGTACGTCTCCGATAAGTACAAAGGCGACCCTTACGGCATGATCGTGGTGCCTCAAGGTGCCAGCTTCGACGATATGGTTGCGCTAAAAGGTGACAAAGAAATCGGCGATAAAATCAATAAGGTTATCAGTGCGCTTGCTGAAGAGAACGACCTGAAAGGCGTCATCGACGTGGCCGACTTTAACGATGAAGACAAGCTCGGCAAAGGCAAAGAAATGGTTGACCGACTAGGTAAATTGGTCGGTATTTTTGAAGGCTTAAACCTGGCTGATAACCGCGCCGATGGTGACGACTTACTTGGCGATGCTTACGAATACCTGATGCGCCACTTCGCCACCGAATCGGGCAAGTCTAAGGGCCAATTTTATACGCCGTCGGAAGTCTCGCGCATTCTCGCGAAAGTCATTGGTATCAATAGCGATACGCCGCAAGACGCAACCGTCTACGACCCCACCTGTGGCTCAGGCTCGCTATTGTTAAAAGCCAGCGATGAAGCGCCGCGTGGTTTGAGTATTTTCGGACAGGAAATGGACAATGCCACCAGTGCCTTGGCGCGTATGAACATGATTCTGCACAACACCGCCACCGCTAAAATCTGGAAGGGCAATACCATTTCCGATCCCCAGTGGAAAGACGCCAACGGCCGGCTTAAAACCTTTGACTTCGCTGTCGCCAACCCGCCGTTCTCCAATAAAAACTGGACCAGCGGCATTAATCCGCAAGAAGATGAATTTGGCCGTTTTACCTGGGGCATTCCGCCGGAAAAAAACGGCGACTACACTTTTCTGCTGCACATTATCAAAAGCCTGAAAAGCACCGGCAAAGGCGCGGTGATTCTGCCCCATGGTGTCCTGTTCCGTGGCAATGCCGAAGCGCGCATTCGTGAAAATCTGATTAAACAAGGCTACATCAAAGGCATCATCGGTCTGCCCGCCAACTTGTTTTACGGCACAGGCATTCCTGCCTGCATTATTGTGATCGACAAAGAGCACGCGCAAGCAAGGAAAGGCATTTTTATGGTCGATGCCAGCAAAGGCTTTATGAAAGACGGCAACAAAAACCGTCTGCGCAGCCAGGATATTCACAAAATCGTCGATGTGTTCACCAAACAACTGGAGCAGCCGCGCTATTCCCGCATGGTGCCCGTAAGCGAAATCGCCGCGAATGATTACAACCTGAATATTCCGCGTTACATTGATTCCAGCGAGCCGGAAGACCTGCATGACTTAAGTGCCCATTTGCAGGGCGGTATTCCCAATGCCGATATCGATGCTTTGGAACGTTACTGGCAAGTCTTCCCCAGTATTCGCGCCAGCCTGTTCGAACCCGTGCGCGAAGGTTACAGCCAAGCGTTGGTCAAAGCCAGCGAGGTGAAAAGCACCATTCTCAATCACCAGGAATTTAAAAGCTTTGCCGCAGCGAGCCTTGTGCCCTTTACCGATTGGTCTGAGCGCGCCAACTTAAAAGCCATAGCACCAGGTGAACAGCCAAAACAGATCATTCACCGCATTAGTGAAGACTTGTTGGAAAGCTATTCCAGCAACTCACTGCTCAGCAAATACGACATTTACCAGATTTTGATGGATTACTGGGCGGATACCCTGCAAGACGATGTCTATGTACTGGTGCAGGATGACTGGCCCGCAGGTAAGGTACTGCGCGAATTGGCGGTTAAAAAGGGCGAAAAACTCAAAGAAACGCCGGATTTGGTGATTAACAAAACCAAATACAAAGCCGAATTGATTCCACCGGCTTTGATCATCGCCCGTTTCTTCTCCAGCGAACAGCAACAAGCGGATGCCATGCAAGGCGCACTCGATAGCGCCGGCCAAGAACTGGAAACCTACTTGGAAGAAAACGGCGGCGAAGATGGCCTGCTGAGTGAAGCGCTGAACGATAAAGACAAAGTCACCAAAGCCACGGTTACCGAACGCTTGAAGCTGGCAGCAGACCCGGAAGAAAAGGCCGCCCTTAAACAGGCCAAGAAACTGTTCGATGCCGAAGCGGAGTCCAAAAAAGCCCTGAAAGAGGCGCAAGATGCCCTCGATTTAGCCGTGTTTAAGCAGTATCCCAAACTGAGCATCGACGAGATCAAAGTCCTGATTGTTGAAGATAAATGGCTGGCGACACTGGAAAGCAACATTGTTGCCGAAATCGAACGAGTGACGCAGCAACTGGCCAATCGAGTGAAAGAATTGGAAGAGCGCTATAGCGAGCCGTTACCGGCTATTATCCAATCGGTAGAGCAGTTTAGCGACAAAGTAGCAGGGCACCTAAAAGCCATGGGCTTGGAGTGGTCGGTATGA
- a CDS encoding PDDEXK nuclease domain-containing protein — translation MSELNFTGLNHLVDAIARQIEQARSQVRQTVNIAMVQSYWEIGRLIVEEEQQGESRAVYGKQQLQQLSQQLTERLGKGFDVGNLRNMRQFYLAFPIHDAVRSELSWTHYRALMRIDNPAARDWYLQEAISQSWSARALERQINVLYYERLLASKDRARVEQEAEANTQPLAETAQDYLRDPYILDFLNLQDKTYQENELEQAIISNLQQFLLELGKGFAFVERQQRIRFDDEDFYIDLVFYNFKLKCFLLVDLKLGKLKHQDIGQMDTYVRLYDEQRKGDDDNPTIGLVLCSEKSEAIVKYSVLAEQKQLFAAKYLPYLPTEEELKRELERERAVLSGKLKMENGK, via the coding sequence ATGAGTGAATTAAACTTCACCGGATTAAACCATCTGGTGGATGCCATTGCCCGCCAGATTGAGCAAGCGCGCAGCCAAGTTCGTCAAACGGTAAACATTGCCATGGTACAAAGTTATTGGGAGATTGGTCGCCTAATTGTTGAGGAAGAACAACAGGGTGAAAGCCGTGCGGTCTATGGCAAGCAACAATTACAGCAACTCTCCCAACAGTTAACAGAACGCTTAGGCAAAGGCTTTGACGTTGGCAACCTGCGTAATATGCGCCAGTTTTATCTAGCTTTTCCAATTCACGACGCAGTGCGTAGTGAATTAAGCTGGACACACTACCGAGCCTTAATGCGTATCGACAATCCAGCCGCAAGGGATTGGTATCTGCAAGAGGCGATCAGCCAGAGTTGGAGTGCTCGTGCATTAGAACGCCAAATCAACGTGCTCTATTACGAGCGCCTGCTGGCCAGCAAAGACAGAGCACGGGTCGAGCAAGAAGCCGAGGCCAACACCCAGCCATTGGCCGAAACAGCCCAAGACTATCTGCGTGACCCGTATATTCTCGACTTCCTCAACCTGCAAGACAAAACCTACCAAGAAAACGAACTGGAGCAGGCCATTATCAGCAACCTGCAACAGTTTTTATTGGAGTTAGGCAAGGGCTTTGCCTTTGTCGAGCGCCAACAGCGCATTCGCTTTGACGATGAAGACTTCTATATCGACTTGGTATTTTACAACTTCAAACTCAAATGCTTTCTGCTGGTGGATCTGAAACTGGGCAAACTCAAACATCAGGATATTGGCCAGATGGATACTTACGTGCGCCTTTACGACGAGCAGCGCAAAGGAGATGACGACAATCCTACCATTGGCCTGGTGCTCTGCAGCGAGAAAAGCGAAGCTATAGTGAAATACTCGGTATTGGCCGAGCAAAAACAGCTATTTGCCGCCAAGTATTTGCCTTATCTACCGACCGAAGAAGAATTGAAGCGTGAGCTGGAACGCGAGCGCGCGGTGTTGAGTGGCAAGTTGAAAATGGAGAATGGAAAATGA
- a CDS encoding restriction endonuclease subunit S, with amino-acid sequence MTNSAVKEASSHYQLSTVNSQLNEVPVGYKQTEVGVIPYDWEAACLGEIAAVRMCKRILAGQTQKVGAIPFFKIGTFGSEPDAYIPYSLYEEFKAKYSFPAEGDILISAAGTLGKSVVYDGKPAYFQDSNIVWLEINKRKLLNEYLYHYYKVIKWASSEGSTIARLYNGIIRASMIALPPIEEQTAIANALSDVDALISVLEKLIAKKQAIKTATMQQLLTGRTRLPQFALREDGTPKGTKPSELGEIPEDWEVMTLGDIGQTIIGLTYSPNDVAEFGTLVLRSSNVQNGKLAYVDNVFVNMDLPERVIVRQGDILICVRNGSRQLIGKCALIDKNAEGSAFGAFMSIFRTKHSVFVFYQFQSDLIQNQINEIMGATINQITNKDMSGFKITLPSDEKEQTAIATILFDMDAEIQALEQRLSKTRQIKQGMMQELLTGKTRLVKPAAAGGSYAH; translated from the coding sequence ATGACAAACAGCGCCGTGAAAGAAGCGAGTAGCCACTATCAATTATCCACTGTCAATTCTCAATTGAATGAAGTGCCGGTTGGGTACAAGCAAACCGAAGTTGGAGTTATTCCTTATGATTGGGAAGCTGCATGCCTCGGCGAGATTGCCGCAGTTCGGATGTGCAAGCGAATTCTTGCGGGGCAAACTCAAAAAGTAGGTGCCATTCCATTTTTTAAAATAGGTACATTTGGAAGTGAGCCAGATGCATATATTCCATACTCTCTGTATGAAGAGTTCAAAGCAAAATATTCGTTTCCTGCTGAAGGTGATATTTTAATTTCAGCAGCTGGAACACTTGGGAAGTCAGTTGTTTATGATGGCAAGCCCGCATATTTCCAAGACTCAAATATTGTTTGGCTCGAAATTAATAAACGGAAATTGCTGAATGAATACCTGTACCACTATTACAAGGTAATTAAATGGGCTTCCTCTGAAGGCAGTACTATTGCTCGACTTTACAATGGCATAATTCGAGCCTCGATGATTGCACTTCCTCCAATCGAAGAACAAACCGCCATCGCCAATGCCCTATCCGATGTCGATGCGCTGATCAGCGTGCTGGAAAAACTGATCGCCAAAAAACAGGCCATCAAAACCGCCACCATGCAACAACTCCTCACCGGCCGCACCCGCCTGCCGCAGTTCGCCCTGCGTGAAGATGGCACACCAAAAGGCACCAAGCCAAGCGAGTTGGGGGAGATTCCGGAGGATTGGGAAGTTATGACTCTCGGAGATATTGGCCAAACGATTATCGGCCTAACATACTCGCCGAATGATGTTGCTGAATTTGGTACATTGGTTTTGCGTTCGTCCAATGTCCAGAATGGTAAATTGGCTTACGTGGATAACGTCTTTGTCAATATGGACCTGCCTGAACGCGTCATCGTCAGGCAAGGCGATATTTTGATCTGTGTTCGTAATGGAAGTCGCCAGCTCATCGGAAAGTGCGCGTTAATTGATAAAAATGCAGAAGGAAGTGCGTTTGGTGCATTTATGTCGATATTTAGAACTAAGCACTCCGTATTCGTGTTCTACCAATTTCAATCAGATCTAATACAGAATCAGATAAATGAAATTATGGGGGCAACAATTAACCAGATAACAAATAAAGATATGTCTGGATTCAAGATTACGTTGCCGTCGGATGAAAAAGAACAAACCGCCATCGCTACCATCCTGTTTGATATGGACGCAGAGATTCAGGCACTGGAACAACGCCTGAGCAAAACCCGCCAAATCAAACAGGGCATGATGCAAGAACTGCTAACGGGTAAGACGCGCCTGGTGAAGCCTGCTGCTGCGGGAGGATCTTATGCCCATTGA
- a CDS encoding RNA-binding domain-containing protein, translating into MLKTELLEIIANGENSGVEFKRDDIRPEQLAKEVVAMANFQGGRVLLGVEDDGTINGVQREDLEEWVMNVFQNKIHPMILPFYEEVKLDNGKRVAVVSFPMGISKPYVVRHAGKEEIYIRIGSTSRQATREQQMRLFELGGMLHTELMPVPRTDINSLDDARLLNYLRDILNDPDIPKTPDAWRQRLLGLGFITEAGENTCCTIAGLVLFGKTPRRHLKQAGLRALAFQGKDKEYQALLDDLIDGPMVGRWDSHGASKTLLDGGIIERFMSAMKPFISQEAARINQDLRRETTWFYPLEAVRESLINALAHRDWTRFVEIEVASYSDRLEVISPGALPNSMTVEKMKAGQRSPRNTIVMEVLRDYGYVDYRGMGVRTKIVPLTKALTGKEPEFESTEDYLKTVLYR; encoded by the coding sequence ATGCTAAAAACAGAATTACTGGAAATTATTGCCAATGGTGAAAACTCAGGCGTTGAATTTAAGCGTGATGATATTCGCCCTGAACAGCTTGCTAAAGAAGTGGTTGCCATGGCCAACTTTCAAGGTGGTCGGGTTCTGCTTGGTGTCGAAGATGACGGCACGATTAACGGGGTGCAAAGGGAAGATCTTGAAGAATGGGTGATGAATGTTTTTCAAAATAAAATTCACCCAATGATCCTGCCTTTTTACGAAGAAGTGAAGCTGGATAATGGCAAACGGGTTGCTGTCGTCAGTTTTCCTATGGGTATTTCTAAACCTTATGTGGTTCGCCATGCAGGCAAAGAAGAAATCTACATCCGCATCGGCTCGACTTCGCGGCAGGCCACCCGAGAACAGCAGATGCGCCTGTTTGAACTGGGCGGCATGTTGCATACCGAATTGATGCCAGTACCTCGAACCGATATAAACAGTTTGGACGACGCACGTTTACTGAATTATTTACGTGATATTCTTAATGACCCCGATATTCCGAAAACGCCCGATGCATGGCGGCAACGCTTGCTTGGGCTGGGTTTTATCACCGAGGCCGGTGAAAATACCTGCTGTACCATCGCTGGATTGGTGCTATTTGGCAAAACGCCACGCCGCCACCTTAAACAGGCCGGGTTACGTGCGCTTGCTTTTCAAGGGAAAGATAAAGAATATCAAGCATTACTGGACGATTTAATAGACGGACCAATGGTCGGCCGTTGGGATAGCCATGGCGCAAGCAAAACCTTACTGGATGGAGGCATTATTGAGCGTTTCATGTCGGCCATGAAGCCCTTTATTTCTCAGGAAGCCGCCCGGATAAATCAGGATTTGAGACGAGAGACAACATGGTTTTACCCTCTCGAAGCCGTTCGTGAGTCTTTGATTAATGCACTTGCCCACCGCGACTGGACACGCTTTGTTGAGATTGAAGTAGCCAGTTATTCCGACCGGCTGGAGGTTATTAGCCCCGGCGCTTTACCAAACTCGATGACTGTGGAAAAAATGAAGGCTGGTCAGCGCTCGCCGAGAAATACCATAGTCATGGAAGTTTTACGCGATTATGGTTACGTCGATTATCGCGGCATGGGTGTAAGAACAAAAATTGTACCGTTGACGAAAGCACTAACAGGCAAAGAACCAGAGTTTGAATCAACAGAAGACTATTTAAAAACAGTTTTATATCGATAA